A portion of the Bdellovibrio bacteriovorus genome contains these proteins:
- a CDS encoding TIGR03546 family protein → MTLLLKQIFNFFKLLNSDTGTKQLAAGLSLGLILGFAPFLSIQTLIVIAIIFVFRVQIGAAFLSAFFFKFVAFLFDQPAHYLGKAVLEMESLRPLFTTMYNIPFVPMTRFNNTIVMGSMIVSILLLPFAYFGFQALIIKYRATVVARFKGTKAWKAFAATKVYNWYTTYDKLYG, encoded by the coding sequence GTGACCCTGTTACTCAAACAGATCTTCAATTTTTTTAAATTGCTAAATTCTGACACCGGAACAAAGCAACTCGCGGCAGGACTGTCATTGGGATTGATTTTGGGATTTGCCCCCTTTCTTTCAATCCAAACTTTGATCGTTATCGCGATTATTTTTGTATTTCGTGTGCAAATTGGGGCGGCTTTCTTGTCGGCCTTTTTCTTTAAATTTGTGGCCTTCCTTTTTGACCAGCCGGCTCACTATCTGGGTAAAGCCGTTTTAGAAATGGAATCCCTTCGTCCTCTTTTCACGACGATGTACAACATCCCATTTGTGCCGATGACACGTTTTAATAACACGATTGTTATGGGCTCGATGATTGTATCCATTTTGCTTTTGCCTTTTGCCTATTTTGGCTTCCAAGCGTTGATCATAAAATATCGCGCCACTGTGGTTGCAAGATTCAAAGGAACTAAGGCTTGGAAGGCCTTTGCCGCGACCAAGGTTTACAACTGGTACACCACTTACGACAAACTTTACGGCTAG
- a CDS encoding TIGR03545 family protein: MTTPEQTIKPVKKKGIIRWEAIIPFAVICALIGIYFHFFFDTHLRKAMEWAGYKGVGAEVNIADVDTSFFNASLRIQGIEVTDAEKPTHNSIKIGDIRFSMSWDALLRAKVLVNEAAVEQIEFGVKRKSPGKVKPPEPADDGPGLSEKLREQALKEAQEQSGENVLGDVIAMLGGSDAQGQLDKLQANLPSKAMIEKFDKDLKAKQQLWDQKLKALPQGKDIQALGDRLNKVKYQNFKDAQELQSSLQEIDKLYKEGDAMYKQVQSTGDELSKELKNLEAEYKTIDAQVKTDIKTLEQHFRIPKLDAKAMTMAVFNKYLAPYKAKFYRYKSLADKYVPPNLMKKNKDNQEVAIQPHPREKGVSYEFGRPNSYPLFWVKRTAVSSQAGATPEAGNIKGELLDITSNQRLVGKPTVANLSGDFPGMQIFGFLIHLSLDNTKDESIVDYRFKVDSYNIEGKDLVQTPEVKISFNKAKGAMNLDGKLVGLKNVTLNLDNRFSQIEYAVSSTNDIADQILKAVFAGIPTVTLDVDGQGTIPNVPLSINSNLGPELQKGFEKQIQAKIEEAKKKVSELINQEIGKQKAQIDAELKKLRSQFDGEVTKAQAQLDAQKKTAESRVEQAKKDAENQAKKGLEKEGQKAVDDLKKKFGF, translated from the coding sequence ATGACAACTCCAGAACAAACTATTAAGCCCGTTAAGAAAAAAGGTATTATCCGCTGGGAAGCCATCATTCCCTTTGCGGTGATCTGTGCGTTGATCGGCATCTACTTTCATTTCTTTTTTGATACTCATCTACGCAAAGCCATGGAATGGGCCGGATACAAAGGGGTCGGCGCTGAAGTGAACATCGCTGACGTTGACACCAGCTTCTTTAATGCCAGCCTGCGCATTCAAGGAATCGAAGTCACCGACGCCGAAAAACCTACGCACAACTCAATTAAAATTGGCGACATCCGCTTTTCCATGTCATGGGATGCTTTATTGCGCGCCAAAGTCTTGGTGAATGAAGCCGCTGTCGAACAAATCGAATTCGGCGTAAAAAGAAAATCTCCAGGTAAAGTAAAACCACCTGAGCCCGCCGATGACGGTCCGGGCCTCTCTGAAAAACTGCGCGAACAAGCTTTGAAAGAAGCCCAAGAACAATCTGGCGAAAATGTTTTGGGTGATGTGATTGCGATGCTTGGGGGCAGCGATGCCCAAGGACAGCTTGATAAGCTGCAAGCCAACCTGCCATCTAAAGCGATGATCGAAAAGTTTGATAAAGATCTTAAAGCAAAACAACAGCTTTGGGATCAAAAACTAAAAGCTTTACCGCAAGGAAAAGACATCCAAGCCCTGGGCGATCGCTTAAACAAAGTGAAATATCAAAACTTTAAAGATGCCCAAGAGCTTCAGTCCTCTTTACAAGAGATCGACAAACTTTATAAAGAAGGCGATGCTATGTACAAACAAGTACAAAGCACTGGTGACGAGCTCAGCAAAGAACTTAAAAATCTTGAGGCCGAATACAAAACTATCGACGCTCAAGTTAAGACCGACATCAAAACTTTAGAGCAGCACTTCCGTATTCCGAAGTTAGACGCTAAAGCAATGACGATGGCGGTATTTAATAAATACCTAGCTCCTTACAAAGCTAAGTTTTATCGCTACAAGAGTTTAGCGGACAAATATGTTCCACCAAACTTGATGAAGAAAAATAAAGACAATCAAGAGGTCGCGATCCAACCTCACCCCCGCGAAAAAGGTGTGAGCTATGAGTTTGGTCGTCCCAATTCTTATCCTTTATTTTGGGTGAAGCGCACAGCCGTCAGCTCACAAGCCGGCGCGACTCCCGAAGCGGGAAACATCAAAGGGGAACTTTTAGATATCACTTCTAATCAACGCTTGGTCGGCAAACCCACCGTGGCCAATCTTTCGGGCGACTTCCCGGGCATGCAAATCTTTGGTTTTTTAATCCATTTATCTTTAGATAACACTAAAGATGAAAGTATCGTTGATTATCGCTTCAAAGTAGATTCTTACAACATCGAAGGCAAAGACCTCGTCCAAACCCCAGAAGTTAAAATTTCCTTTAATAAAGCTAAAGGCGCGATGAACCTGGATGGAAAGCTTGTGGGTCTTAAAAACGTCACTTTGAATTTGGACAACCGCTTTAGCCAAATTGAGTACGCGGTGTCTTCAACCAATGATATCGCCGATCAGATTTTAAAAGCCGTGTTTGCCGGAATCCCGACGGTAACCTTAGATGTTGATGGCCAAGGAACCATTCCTAATGTGCCACTTTCGATCAACTCAAATCTAGGACCCGAATTGCAAAAAGGATTTGAAAAACAGATCCAAGCTAAGATTGAAGAGGCCAAGAAAAAAGTTTCCGAGCTTATCAATCAAGAAATCGGCAAACAAAAGGCACAAATCGATGCGGAACTCAAAAAACTCCGCAGCCAATTTGATGGCGAAGTCACCAAAGCACAAGCACAGTTAGATGCGCAGAAAAAAACAGCCGAGTCGCGCGTTGAACAAGCTAAGAAAGATGCCGAAAACCAAGCTAAAAAAGGTTTAGAAAAAGAAGGTCAGAAAGCTGTTGATGACCTAAAAAAGAAATTTGGCTTCTAA
- a CDS encoding TlpA family protein disulfide reductase: protein MKQHLIAFAVVVVVAAGGVWAYVHFMNARLTETSGALATVEQMETEGVPNFAFKDLAGQSYELESFKGKVVILNFWASWCGPCIEEVPSLIKLIKEFKGDVVLIAVSGDSNREDIDVFLKSFPELKGDHMSIVFDEDRSVMKRFDVARLPESLVLDKEHKLTKKLVGSIDWYNKDSIAYMKALLAK, encoded by the coding sequence ATGAAACAACATTTGATCGCTTTTGCCGTTGTCGTCGTCGTCGCCGCTGGGGGCGTTTGGGCCTATGTTCACTTCATGAATGCTCGTTTGACCGAAACCTCAGGGGCTCTAGCCACCGTAGAGCAAATGGAAACGGAAGGTGTCCCGAACTTCGCCTTTAAAGATCTGGCAGGGCAGTCCTATGAGCTTGAATCTTTTAAGGGTAAGGTTGTTATTCTGAATTTTTGGGCTTCTTGGTGTGGACCTTGTATTGAAGAAGTGCCCTCGCTGATTAAGCTGATCAAAGAATTCAAAGGGGATGTTGTTCTTATTGCCGTTTCTGGCGATAGCAATCGTGAAGACATCGATGTGTTTTTAAAATCTTTCCCTGAACTAAAAGGCGATCATATGAGCATCGTTTTTGATGAAGATCGCTCCGTAATGAAGCGCTTTGATGTAGCTCGTTTGCCTGAGTCTTTGGTCTTAGATAAAGAGCACAAACTTACAAAAAAGCTTGTGGGCTCTATTGATTGGTATAACAAGGACTCAATTGCTTATATGAAAGCGCTCTTAGCAAAGTAA
- the rplQ gene encoding 50S ribosomal protein L17, whose translation MSSHRRRVKHFDRKSGPRKALLNGMVVSLVEHGRITTTVDRAKEVRRHVEKAITVGKAGDLAATRLLLSRFNNNQDAVSAIIKDIAPRFKTRPGGYTRIIKIGRRPGDTAEMAFLEFVDYDYEAKGAAKETAKPAKAAKGEAKAAKAPAAKAKKASTKLVAAKKKSVKKIQKKDRAASRA comes from the coding sequence ATGAGTTCACACAGAAGAAGAGTAAAACATTTTGATCGTAAATCTGGCCCAAGAAAAGCCCTTCTTAACGGAATGGTCGTTTCGTTGGTTGAACACGGTCGTATCACGACAACTGTTGATCGTGCGAAAGAAGTACGTCGTCACGTTGAAAAAGCTATTACTGTAGGTAAGGCTGGCGATCTAGCAGCAACTCGTTTGTTGTTATCTCGTTTCAACAACAATCAAGATGCAGTATCTGCGATCATCAAAGATATCGCTCCTCGTTTCAAAACTCGTCCAGGTGGTTACACTCGTATCATCAAAATCGGTCGCAGACCTGGTGACACGGCAGAGATGGCATTCCTTGAATTCGTAGACTATGACTACGAAGCTAAAGGTGCAGCGAAAGAAACTGCTAAACCAGCTAAAGCAGCAAAAGGCGAGGCGAAAGCCGCTAAAGCTCCAGCAGCTAAAGCTAAAAAAGCTTCTACTAAACTAGTAGCTGCTAAAAAGAAATCTGTTAAAAAGATTCAAAAGAAAGACCGCGCAGCATCTCGCGCGTAG
- a CDS encoding DNA-directed RNA polymerase subunit alpha, with protein sequence MQEHYYKFWREMIKPKGFEIDRDTLRDDYAKFIIRPLERGFGVTLGNSLRRILLSSMMGSAITAVKFEGVLHEFTTIPDVLEDVTDIILNLKEVRFKQYTSDALTLKINKKGPGKVTAADIQTTDKIEVLNPDLHIATLGANANFSAEIIVSFGRGYVPTENRETDLPISFIGVDALYSPIRKVNYNVSNARVGQRTDYDALTLEVWTDGSLKPEEAVALSSKIMKEQLQIFLTFDEMMEPAEEAREMGSPSLNENLFRSVDDLELSVRSANCLKNANIRYIGELVVRSEAEMLKTKNFGRKSLNEIKEILGEMGLGLGMKIEGWPPPGWDPSQPPVKRSEVPQ encoded by the coding sequence ATGCAAGAGCACTATTATAAATTTTGGAGAGAGATGATCAAGCCTAAAGGTTTTGAAATTGATCGTGATACTCTCCGTGATGACTACGCTAAGTTTATTATCCGTCCCCTTGAAAGAGGCTTCGGTGTTACTCTTGGTAACTCATTGAGAAGAATTCTTCTTAGCTCAATGATGGGTTCTGCAATCACTGCGGTTAAATTCGAAGGTGTTTTGCATGAGTTCACTACGATTCCAGATGTTCTAGAAGATGTTACTGACATTATCTTGAACCTTAAGGAAGTTCGCTTCAAACAATACACTTCTGATGCTTTAACTTTGAAGATCAATAAAAAAGGTCCGGGTAAAGTTACAGCAGCGGATATCCAAACGACTGATAAGATCGAAGTTTTGAACCCAGATCTTCACATCGCGACTTTGGGTGCGAATGCAAACTTCTCTGCTGAAATCATCGTAAGCTTTGGTCGCGGATATGTTCCGACTGAAAACAGAGAAACTGATTTGCCAATCAGCTTTATCGGTGTTGATGCTCTTTACAGCCCCATCCGTAAGGTGAACTACAACGTTTCAAATGCTCGCGTTGGTCAACGTACTGACTACGATGCATTGACTCTTGAAGTATGGACTGACGGTTCATTGAAACCAGAAGAAGCAGTAGCTCTTTCATCTAAAATCATGAAAGAACAACTTCAAATCTTCTTAACTTTCGATGAAATGATGGAGCCAGCTGAAGAAGCACGCGAAATGGGATCTCCTTCATTGAATGAGAACTTGTTCCGTTCTGTTGACGATCTTGAGCTTTCAGTTCGTTCAGCAAACTGCTTGAAAAACGCTAACATCCGTTACATCGGCGAGTTAGTTGTTCGTTCTGAAGCAGAAATGTTGAAAACGAAAAACTTCGGTCGCAAATCTTTGAATGAAATCAAAGAAATCTTGGGCGAGATGGGACTTGGCCTCGGTATGAAAATCGAAGGTTGGCCACCTCCAGGTTGGGATCCTTCTCAACCACCAGTGAAGCGCTCTGAAGTGCCTCAGTAA
- the rpsK gene encoding 30S ribosomal protein S11 — MAENKQAQDNKKVVKKKVKKNVPQGNCYIQAGFGNVIVTMTDLTGATVSWSSAGHLGFKGSRKGTPFAAQVAAEDAAKKAMEAGMKSIDVYLKGPGAGREPAIRALAATGMRILSLKDITPVPHNGCRPPKRRRI; from the coding sequence ATGGCTGAAAATAAACAAGCTCAAGACAACAAAAAAGTTGTAAAGAAAAAAGTTAAAAAGAACGTTCCCCAAGGGAACTGCTACATCCAAGCTGGTTTCGGTAACGTGATCGTTACTATGACGGACCTGACTGGTGCGACAGTTTCTTGGTCTTCTGCGGGTCACCTTGGTTTCAAAGGTAGCCGTAAAGGTACTCCATTCGCAGCGCAAGTTGCGGCTGAAGATGCAGCGAAAAAAGCTATGGAAGCAGGTATGAAGTCTATCGACGTGTATCTGAAAGGCCCTGGCGCTGGTCGTGAACCAGCTATCCGCGCGTTGGCAGCTACAGGCATGAGAATCTTGTCTTTGAAAGACATCACTCCAGTGCCACACAATGGATGCCGTCCGCCTAAACGCAGAAGAATCTAA
- the rpsM gene encoding 30S ribosomal protein S13 — translation MARLLGVDLPRNKRVEIALTYIYGIGRPRAASICKQVGIPHELRTEGLTDEHIAKIRGIIEQSFKVEGDLRREIGLSIKRLMDLNCYRGIRHRKGLPVRGQNTRSNARTRKGPKKTVANKKKAV, via the coding sequence ATGGCACGTTTACTTGGTGTCGACTTACCTAGAAATAAACGAGTTGAAATCGCTTTGACGTATATTTACGGCATCGGTCGCCCTCGTGCGGCTAGCATCTGTAAACAAGTGGGTATCCCCCATGAACTTCGCACTGAAGGTTTAACGGACGAGCACATTGCTAAAATCCGTGGAATCATCGAGCAAAGCTTCAAAGTTGAAGGTGATCTTCGTCGTGAAATCGGCCTCTCTATCAAACGTCTTATGGATCTAAACTGCTATCGCGGTATCCGTCATCGTAAAGGTTTACCAGTGCGCGGTCAGAACACACGTTCGAACGCTCGTACTCGTAAAGGTCCTAAGAAAACGGTCGCGAATAAGAAAAAAGCGGTCTAG
- the rpmJ gene encoding 50S ribosomal protein L36: MKVRPSVKAICNKCKVIKRKGVIRVICENPKHKQRQG, encoded by the coding sequence ATGAAAGTAAGACCATCGGTTAAAGCTATCTGTAACAAATGTAAAGTTATTAAAAGAAAAGGCGTTATTCGCGTTATCTGCGAAAACCCTAAACATAAGCAAAGGCAGGGTTAA
- a CDS encoding adenylate kinase → MNLILFGAPGAGKGTQSELLIKRKDMTQISTGDLFRAAIKGKTELGQQAQAFMDKGQLVPDSIVIGMVEEVLAKGVKNFILDGFPRTVAQAQALDELLNKMHLTIGKAIFLEVPMEILMDRLTGRRVCKNCGAVYHIVSKPTTKEGVCDNCGGEVIQRNDDKAEVIGTRLKAYEEFTSPLKDFYKKAGKFTAVDGNRETENVYNEIEKIIS, encoded by the coding sequence ATGAACTTGATCCTGTTCGGGGCTCCGGGAGCCGGCAAAGGTACTCAGTCTGAATTGCTTATTAAGCGTAAAGATATGACTCAGATCAGCACGGGAGATTTATTCCGCGCTGCCATCAAGGGTAAGACTGAACTAGGCCAGCAAGCTCAAGCCTTTATGGACAAGGGGCAGCTCGTACCGGATAGCATTGTTATCGGTATGGTAGAGGAAGTGCTAGCTAAAGGTGTAAAAAACTTTATTCTAGACGGCTTCCCAAGAACTGTGGCGCAAGCGCAGGCATTGGATGAATTGTTAAATAAAATGCATCTCACAATCGGAAAAGCCATTTTTTTGGAAGTTCCGATGGAGATATTGATGGATCGATTGACGGGTAGACGGGTTTGCAAAAACTGTGGGGCTGTCTACCATATCGTTAGCAAGCCTACCACGAAGGAAGGCGTTTGTGATAACTGCGGCGGCGAAGTCATTCAGCGAAATGACGATAAGGCGGAGGTCATTGGCACTCGTCTTAAGGCCTACGAAGAATTCACAAGCCCCCTAAAAGATTTTTATAAAAAAGCAGGCAAGTTCACGGCAGTGGACGGCAACCGCGAAACTGAAAATGTATACAACGAAATCGAAAAAATAATATCTTAG
- the secY gene encoding preprotein translocase subunit SecY: MSAIESIAKNSDLRKRILFTLALLAIYRVGVHVPTPGVDGNAVLSFFQAQNNGIFGLFNTFTGGALSQFSIFALGIMPYISSSIIFQLLTSAIPYLEALKKEGEAGRRKINQYTRYATVALAIIQGYGISTWLMNSTSPQGQPLVIAPVVAFLPFQIMTIITLTAGTCFIMWLGEQITERGIGNGTSLIIFTGIAAAIPHGAQQLWELMRSGEMRFAVILGLIIFMVAIIAAVIYMEVAQRRITVQYSQRQGGGGMQSMQTPSSHLPIKINFSGVIPPIFASSLLMFPATMAQFVNVPWLKALQDSLNPSGTIFNILFVLLIVFFSFFYTEIVFNPNDVADNLKKYGGFVPGIRAGKTTADYIQRVLERVNVLGCIYLCTICILPGLLTSQLNVPFHFGGTSLLILVGVALDTAQQIQSHMITQKYEGFLKGAKIRSRRVQF; encoded by the coding sequence GTGTCTGCAATTGAGAGCATCGCAAAGAATTCCGATCTTCGTAAACGCATCTTGTTCACTTTAGCGCTGTTAGCTATCTACAGAGTAGGTGTTCACGTTCCAACCCCAGGTGTGGATGGAAACGCGGTGCTCTCATTTTTCCAAGCGCAGAACAATGGCATTTTTGGCCTGTTCAATACCTTCACGGGTGGTGCGCTTTCTCAATTCTCAATCTTTGCATTGGGAATCATGCCTTACATCTCGTCTTCAATCATTTTCCAGCTTTTGACTTCGGCGATTCCATATCTTGAAGCTCTTAAGAAAGAAGGCGAAGCAGGCCGTCGTAAGATCAATCAATACACTCGTTATGCGACTGTCGCTTTGGCTATTATCCAAGGTTATGGAATCAGCACGTGGTTGATGAACTCGACAAGTCCCCAAGGACAACCTCTGGTGATTGCGCCGGTGGTGGCGTTTCTTCCGTTCCAAATCATGACAATCATCACCCTGACCGCAGGTACATGCTTTATCATGTGGCTGGGTGAGCAAATCACCGAACGTGGCATCGGTAACGGTACTTCTTTGATCATCTTTACAGGTATCGCAGCGGCGATTCCTCACGGTGCTCAACAATTGTGGGAGCTGATGAGATCAGGCGAAATGCGCTTTGCGGTCATTTTGGGTCTGATCATTTTCATGGTGGCGATCATTGCGGCAGTTATCTATATGGAAGTTGCGCAACGTCGTATCACGGTACAGTATTCTCAACGTCAAGGTGGTGGCGGAATGCAGTCAATGCAAACCCCTTCAAGCCATCTTCCAATTAAAATCAACTTTTCTGGGGTTATCCCGCCGATCTTCGCGAGTTCTTTGCTTATGTTCCCTGCGACCATGGCTCAATTCGTGAATGTACCTTGGTTGAAAGCGCTTCAAGACTCATTGAATCCGTCTGGGACGATCTTCAATATCTTGTTCGTTCTTTTGATCGTATTCTTTTCGTTCTTTTATACTGAGATCGTTTTCAACCCTAATGACGTTGCTGACAATCTTAAAAAATACGGTGGTTTCGTTCCTGGTATCCGTGCTGGTAAAACCACAGCTGATTACATTCAACGTGTTCTTGAGCGCGTGAATGTTCTAGGTTGTATCTATCTTTGCACGATCTGTATCTTGCCAGGTCTTTTGACTTCTCAATTGAATGTTCCTTTCCACTTCGGTGGAACCAGTTTGTTAATCTTAGTCGGTGTTGCTTTGGATACTGCTCAGCAAATCCAATCTCACATGATCACTCAAAAATATGAGGGCTTCCTAAAAGGAGCTAAGATCCGTAGCAGAAGGGTTCAATTTTAA
- the rplO gene encoding 50S ribosomal protein L15 — translation MSLLSTLAPKAGSTHYPKRIGRGIGSGMGGTSTKGHKGQLARTGGTVRRGFEGGQTPMHRRLPKFGFSNVKFANNFEIVNLEQLAKLSGEVTPESLQAAGLVSKGAVKILGKGELKTALTVKAHKFSESAKKAIEAAGGKVEVIK, via the coding sequence ATGAGCTTGCTAAGTACATTAGCTCCAAAAGCCGGATCTACGCATTACCCAAAAAGAATCGGTCGCGGTATCGGTTCTGGTATGGGTGGCACATCTACTAAAGGTCACAAGGGTCAATTGGCTCGTACCGGTGGTACTGTGCGCCGTGGTTTCGAAGGTGGTCAAACACCTATGCACCGTCGTTTGCCAAAATTTGGTTTCAGCAACGTTAAGTTCGCTAACAACTTTGAAATTGTTAATCTTGAACAACTTGCTAAACTTTCTGGAGAAGTAACTCCTGAATCTCTACAAGCTGCTGGACTTGTTTCCAAAGGCGCTGTTAAGATTTTGGGAAAAGGCGAGCTTAAAACAGCTTTGACTGTTAAAGCTCATAAATTCTCAGAAAGCGCTAAGAAAGCTATTGAAGCTGCTGGCGGCAAAGTCGAGGTAATTAAGTAG
- the rpmD gene encoding 50S ribosomal protein L30, whose translation MAKTFVLTLKRSTNKCTQDQKDAVRCLGLKKIRSTAEVKDSPAARGNIMKVQHLVDVEVKG comes from the coding sequence ATGGCTAAAACATTTGTTCTTACATTGAAAAGATCAACTAACAAGTGCACTCAAGATCAAAAAGATGCAGTTCGTTGCCTTGGTCTTAAAAAAATTCGTAGCACTGCAGAAGTGAAAGATTCTCCTGCGGCGCGTGGAAATATTATGAAAGTTCAACATCTTGTCGATGTTGAAGTTAAGGGGTAG
- the rpsE gene encoding 30S ribosomal protein S5 yields MEKVQAQAAELEERVVAINRVTKVVKGGRRFSFAALVVVGNKAGDIGFGSGKSSEVPEAIGKASRSAKKTAKSVQLKDGRTIPHEVIGRFGAAKVIMKPAAPGTGVIAGGAVRAVLESVGVKDILTKCVGTRNPHNAVRATIDGLKQLKQQL; encoded by the coding sequence GTGGAGAAAGTTCAAGCTCAAGCAGCTGAATTAGAAGAGCGTGTAGTAGCGATCAACCGCGTAACAAAAGTTGTTAAGGGTGGTCGTCGCTTCTCTTTCGCAGCTCTAGTAGTTGTTGGAAACAAAGCTGGTGATATCGGATTCGGTTCTGGTAAATCATCTGAAGTTCCAGAAGCTATCGGAAAAGCTAGCAGATCTGCAAAGAAAACTGCGAAAAGCGTTCAATTAAAAGATGGTCGCACAATCCCTCATGAAGTGATTGGTCGATTCGGCGCAGCAAAAGTAATCATGAAACCTGCGGCTCCTGGTACTGGCGTTATTGCTGGTGGCGCGGTGCGTGCGGTTCTTGAATCTGTCGGTGTAAAAGACATTCTTACTAAATGTGTTGGTACTCGTAACCCGCACAATGCAGTAAGAGCGACTATCGACGGCTTAAAACAGTTGAAACAACAGCTGTAA
- the rplR gene encoding 50S ribosomal protein L18, which translates to MKVKIGKHTSDRKANRLKKKIRIRKTVTGTAERPRLCVFRSGKHMYAQIINDVDGTTLVAVSSLGNEDKSGIELAKHVGVEAAKAATSKKITSVVFDRNGYLYHGRIKSLAEGAREGGLNF; encoded by the coding sequence ATGAAAGTTAAAATCGGAAAACATACAAGCGATAGAAAAGCAAATCGCCTCAAGAAGAAAATCCGCATCCGCAAGACTGTAACAGGTACTGCGGAAAGACCACGCCTTTGCGTATTCCGCAGCGGCAAACACATGTATGCGCAAATTATCAACGACGTTGATGGCACGACATTGGTTGCTGTTTCTTCTCTAGGTAATGAAGATAAATCTGGTATCGAACTTGCGAAACACGTAGGTGTTGAAGCCGCTAAGGCTGCTACATCTAAAAAAATCACTTCTGTGGTTTTTGACCGCAACGGTTACCTTTATCACGGACGTATTAAATCTCTAGCTGAAGGCGCTCGTGAGGGCGGCCTCAATTTCTAA
- the rplF gene encoding 50S ribosomal protein L6 has translation MSRIGKAPVIFDNTVQVSVSPSNEVTVKGAKSSLKIGLQQAITAKVEAGKVVLTRKDDSKETRALHGLYRALIQNAVTGVTKGFTKGLELQGVGYRANVAGKKLELSLGFSHPVIFDIPEGIEIKVDKQTALSITGPSKELVGQVAAKIRGFRPPEPYLGKGVRYTGEHIRRKAGKSAGK, from the coding sequence ATGTCACGTATTGGAAAAGCACCCGTTATTTTTGATAACACAGTACAAGTAAGCGTTTCACCTTCTAACGAAGTAACCGTTAAAGGTGCGAAGTCTTCTTTGAAAATCGGTCTTCAACAAGCTATCACTGCGAAAGTAGAAGCTGGCAAAGTTGTTTTGACTCGTAAAGATGACTCTAAAGAAACTCGTGCCTTGCACGGTCTTTATCGCGCTCTTATTCAAAACGCAGTTACTGGCGTAACTAAAGGCTTCACAAAAGGTCTTGAACTTCAAGGTGTCGGTTACCGTGCAAACGTAGCCGGCAAAAAATTGGAGCTTTCACTAGGTTTTTCTCACCCAGTGATCTTCGATATCCCTGAAGGCATCGAAATCAAAGTAGATAAGCAAACTGCATTGAGCATCACTGGTCCAAGCAAAGAGCTTGTTGGTCAAGTAGCGGCGAAAATCCGCGGCTTCCGTCCACCAGAGCCGTACTTGGGTAAAGGTGTTCGTTACACTGGTGAGCATATCAGACGTAAAGCTGGTAAGTCGGCTGGTAAATAA
- the rpsH gene encoding 30S ribosomal protein S8, translated as MDTISQFLTLIRNAGAAKHEKVDLPASKVRAGIAQILVNEGLIRSFKVAKDSKQGIMRLYLKYDEAGNHVINSIDRVSRPGRRVYIKSDKIPVVRSGYGMSIISTSKGIMSGKQANDQKIGGELLATIW; from the coding sequence ATGGATACAATTTCTCAGTTCCTTACATTGATTCGTAACGCTGGTGCTGCAAAGCACGAAAAAGTGGATCTTCCAGCATCAAAAGTTCGCGCAGGGATTGCACAAATCCTTGTTAACGAAGGTTTGATCAGAAGCTTCAAAGTCGCTAAAGATAGTAAACAAGGCATCATGCGCCTTTACTTGAAATACGACGAAGCTGGTAACCACGTTATCAATTCTATCGATCGCGTCAGCCGTCCAGGCCGTCGTGTTTATATTAAATCTGACAAGATTCCTGTTGTTCGTTCTGGTTATGGTATGTCCATCATCAGCACAAGCAAAGGCATCATGAGCGGCAAACAAGCTAACGATCAAAAAATCGGTGGCGAATTGCTAGCGACTATTTGGTAG
- the rpsN gene encoding 30S ribosomal protein S14, protein MARKSSIVKNNKRKEISKRYAAYRTELREKAVNMKLSEEERMEARKKLQALPKNTNPNRVITRCEISGRPRGNYRKFGLSRIAFRALALDGKLPGVTKASW, encoded by the coding sequence TTGGCTCGTAAATCAAGCATCGTAAAAAATAATAAACGTAAAGAAATCTCTAAGCGCTATGCGGCTTACCGCACAGAGCTTAGAGAAAAAGCTGTTAACATGAAGTTGTCTGAAGAGGAAAGAATGGAAGCTCGTAAAAAGCTTCAAGCTCTTCCTAAGAATACAAATCCAAACCGCGTTATCACTCGTTGTGAAATCTCTGGTCGCCCTCGTGGTAACTACAGAAAATTCGGTTTGTCTCGTATTGCATTCAGAGCTTTGGCGCTTGACGGTAAATTGCCCGGCGTAACGAAAGCTAGCTGGTAG